Part of the Georgenia sp. TF02-10 genome, TCCGTGTGAACGATGACGGCTCGGACCAGTCCGTGCTAAACTGATTGCACTAGATCCCCCACGCCTCTCCACGATGCGCACTTGGGGGATTTTCTCTGCCCGCATCCGATCCATGAGGAGCGCCGATGCCCCAGCCGCGCCGCGGGCCCCGTGACCCCCGTCCGCGCGGGACCCTTCACTACGACAAGCCGCCCATGGCGCTGGACGCGCTCGTTGACCGCCTCTCCGCTCGCGGGCTGGCCATCCCCGACCGGGACCGCGCGCTGCGGTACCTGCGCCACATCGGCTACTACCGCCTCTCCCCGTACACGATCCCGTTCCAGCAGGGCCGCCCGGACCATCTCATGCGCGAGGGGACGTCCTTCGACGACGTCCTCGACCTCTACGTCTTCGACCGCGCGCTGCGCCTGCTCGTCATCGACGCCCTCGAGCGCGTCGAGGTCGCCGTCCGCGCAGCCCTGACCGACCACATGTCGACGGCCTACGACGACCCGCACTGGTACATGGACGCGTCGCACTTCCGCGACCGCGGCAGGCACGCCGGGCTCCTGAAGATCGTCAGGGACACCTGCGACGAGCGGCTCCGCGGCACGCCCGACGCCGGCGAGGACTCGCTGGTCCACCGCTCGGCGCTCGAGCACTACCTCACGACCTACGGCTCCCCCGAGCTGCCGCCGTCCTGGCTCATGGTCGAGACGCTCACCATCGGGCAGGTCACCAGCGCGTACCGGAACCTGAAGCGCCGCGCCGACCGGACGATGGTCGCCCGGAGCATCGGCCTGACAGCTCCGGTGCTCGAGTCCTGGATGCAGACGTGCGTCCGCGTCCGGAACATCTGCGCCCACCACGGCCGGCTGTGGAACGTCGGCCTCGGTGTCTACCCGGCGATCCCGACCTCGCCGACGGTGTCCTGGCTCGAAGACGTCGACGTGATGCCTGACAGGTCGACGAAGCGGCTCTACCCGGTCTTGGTGTCGCTGCAGACGGTCCTGGAGACGGTCTCCCCGGGCAGCGGCTGGGCGAATCGGCTATATCGGCTGATCGATTCCCGACCGGCGATGAACTTGCGCGGCATGGGCATCCCCGAAAACTGGGCTGGCGATCCGTTCTGGCGTCGACATCTCGACTGAGCCACAGACACATGCCCCGCCAGGCCGAAGCCTGACGGGGCGCATGTGCGAGACG contains:
- a CDS encoding Abi family protein — encoded protein: MALDALVDRLSARGLAIPDRDRALRYLRHIGYYRLSPYTIPFQQGRPDHLMREGTSFDDVLDLYVFDRALRLLVIDALERVEVAVRAALTDHMSTAYDDPHWYMDASHFRDRGRHAGLLKIVRDTCDERLRGTPDAGEDSLVHRSALEHYLTTYGSPELPPSWLMVETLTIGQVTSAYRNLKRRADRTMVARSIGLTAPVLESWMQTCVRVRNICAHHGRLWNVGLGVYPAIPTSPTVSWLEDVDVMPDRSTKRLYPVLVSLQTVLETVSPGSGWANRLYRLIDSRPAMNLRGMGIPENWAGDPFWRRHLD